Sequence from the uncultured Flavobacterium sp. genome:
AAATCAGGTAGATTAGAAAATTATTAATCAACTATATTAAAGTAGGAAGTGATTCAACTTCAATTACGTCGTTACATTATTAATGTCTGGAACTCTTACTGGTGGTGGATGTCTCCCAATCTCTGTCTTTTCTGTCCTTTTCGCTAAATAAAACTGCCTCCGAAATTGAGGAAATAGATAAAATGGATTCCTTTTCATCTGTTAGAAGTGTTGAATCCTGTCTTTTTGAAATCTCATATTGAATTATAAAATCATCCACAATTTGGTACTGCTGGCCGCGGAGATTTCCGAGACTGACTATATACCCTTTCAGATCAAGTTTCAATGACGATCCCAGTGTACTTTCATCAACAATTATAAATAATGTTGAGACGGGATCCTCCGTAGAAGAAATTGTGTCTAAATCAGAAGTGCTTTTGTCAAAAGTCTTTAGTTCATTTCGCCCAGGTTGGGCTTTTAATACTGAAATGATCTTTTCTTCTAATTGGGCAGGAACCAGAAGTAGGTAATCTCCCGCCGGAACTTCCTTAAAGTTTTCCTCTAAAGCAGACCCGTTTTTAAAATCTGCAGTTTTCTCTTTGTTGATTGCTTGGCTGGAAACCAATCTTAAATCAGAATTGTCAAAATCGTCATTTGAACATGAACCTAATAAAATAATTAAACCAGTTAATAATAAATTTTTCATAATGCAAAATGGTTTGGTTAATTGAGAACTTGTCTCAGTCCATTTTACCCGGGCCAGCAGAACTTTTGCTCAGTACTTTACTGAATCTTTTGCTGTTGAATTCAAGGCAAATCTAAATTGCAAAAAATCATAAATCAAGGACATGTATGTGGATTTTCGGAAAATCCACTGTCGATTTCCATGAAATCAACAATGTATTTTTCTTACATTAAATATTGAAATTCAAATAATTACATTATTTTTGAAAGTTGCTCTCCAATGGCCTCTACATTCTTTTTTATTAATCTGATTTATGCTTTCATCAGAGCATAAACTCCAAATTTCTATGTATTATGAAATGTAATTTATCGGTACTGCTGCTTCTATTTATAATTAAATCTTTAACTGCCCAGAATACTCCAAACAGAATTCCTGATTCCCTTATTTTTAAAAGTTATGGCTATCTGGATGATAAAATTTATCAGTACAAAAATGACAGCCTGAAAGCATCTCCATATTTATATGCCTATTTAAAAAAAGCGCGCAGGGAAAAGAATCATGAAGAGTTAGTTAATGCATATCAAAATATGCTGCATCAGTCACCTATGATTCTCCGTTTAAAATACGCTGACAGCATGGTGCAGACAGCTGTAAAGTCAAGAAGTCCTGAACTGATTGGATCTGCTCAGCTATCCAAAGGAATAGTCTATTACAGCCAGAAAAACTATGTAAAAGCATATGATTGTTATATAACTGCAAATGAAAACATTTCCAAAACTGATAATGATTACCTGATTTATAAAACCAAATATCATATTGCCCAGATTAAATTTTACCTCGGATTTTATGATGAAGCCATTTCTCTTTTTAATGACTGCATTGAACATTTTAAAAAAAATCAGCCCCGCCCCTATTTAAATTCACTGCATTCACTTAGTGTTTGTTACAATAAGATTGGAGATTACAATAAATGCTCCGAAACTAATGCATTTGGAATTAAAGAATGTGAACGGCTTAATATACCAGAAATGGAATTATTTTTTAAGCACTCCGAAGGAATCAACCAGTTCTTTCTAAATAATTATCACACTTCTATTCAATTGCTTCAGGAAGTTATGCCACAGTTAAACAGCATGACAGAGTTTGCAAATGAATCAATTGCCAATTTTTACATTGGAAAAAACTATTGGAAACTTCAGCATCCTGCAAAAGCTGTCCCTTATTTCAAAAAGGTGGAAAAGGCATTTGTTGAGAAAGGCTACATTCGTCCTGATTTAAGAGAAGTTTTTGAATTAATGATCAAATATTACAAGAAAGAAAATAACCTGAAATCCCAGCTGTATTATATAGACCAGCTTTTAAAAGCAGATTCTATATTAACAGATACCAACAAATACCTAATGGGCAAAATTCACAAGGAATATGACACAAAAGAAATTCTCCGTGAAAAAGAAAAAATACAGCAGCAACTTGTAAAAGAGAAATATTATGACGTAATTTTGATCAGTGTAGTTGTCGTTCTATTCTCCGCTGTTATCTACGGGACCTATTACCACTTTGAAACCAAAAAGCGCAATAAGATCAAATTTGATCTGCTTCTGGAAAAAAATGAAAAGAGCGCCTTCCAGAAACCGTCACCCGATAAATTCGAAATAACCGATATTTCGCAGGAGACTGTACAGCAGATAATAAAACACCTTGAAAAATTTGAAAGGGATAAAAAATTCCTGCAAAAAGAGGTAACGCTGGCCACTTTAACCGTAAGGTTTAATACAAACAGCAAATACCTTTCAAAAGTGATATACCATCGCAGCGGCAAGCGTTTTGCTGATTATATCAATGACTTAAAAATTGATTATCTGGTGGAACTGCTGCGAAACTCCAGCATGCATAGAAATTACTCCATAGGCTCACTGGCA
This genomic interval carries:
- a CDS encoding AraC family transcriptional regulator is translated as MKCNLSVLLLLFIIKSLTAQNTPNRIPDSLIFKSYGYLDDKIYQYKNDSLKASPYLYAYLKKARREKNHEELVNAYQNMLHQSPMILRLKYADSMVQTAVKSRSPELIGSAQLSKGIVYYSQKNYVKAYDCYITANENISKTDNDYLIYKTKYHIAQIKFYLGFYDEAISLFNDCIEHFKKNQPRPYLNSLHSLSVCYNKIGDYNKCSETNAFGIKECERLNIPEMELFFKHSEGINQFFLNNYHTSIQLLQEVMPQLNSMTEFANESIANFYIGKNYWKLQHPAKAVPYFKKVEKAFVEKGYIRPDLREVFELMIKYYKKENNLKSQLYYIDQLLKADSILTDTNKYLMGKIHKEYDTKEILREKEKIQQQLVKEKYYDVILISVVVVLFSAVIYGTYYHFETKKRNKIKFDLLLEKNEKSAFQKPSPDKFEITDISQETVQQIIKHLEKFERDKKFLQKEVTLATLTVRFNTNSKYLSKVIYHRSGKRFADYINDLKIDYLVELLRNSSMHRNYSIGSLAEEAGFTSTPRFTNAFLSKTGISFSYFLKELKKENS